A single genomic interval of uncultured Desulfobacter sp. harbors:
- a CDS encoding fumarate reductase cytochrome b subunit, whose translation MESYTIESNKKKSRIPARLDFLQSSTGLFLGLFVWLHIVLNASIILGPGAFNWVSKNMELAFLSDTGHGYPFVVFFAVFVVFTLFVVHALLGIRKFPVSWKQHRIMKDQIAMMKHQDTNLWYIQVVTGFIMFFAGSVHLYSMLTHPGSIDLYLCADRVVSQNMWFVYLILLVCVVLHGNIGLYRLCMKWGWFQGSDYKRARKNRIKLKNLCNKLIIIFLCAGLLALLIFVIVGLRYKDAEPYKATHAARTHEAEPAAVDAFHEEPFDADAVHEQATPPVEETLTHDNAPAVQEFESTHEDVVNEPGDVQEGVQEEAAGDDDVAHEAESAAAESFHEEPFDAEAAHEQIASPIEETVTHDNAPVFQESEPAHDDAMDDPGDVQEELQEEIQEEAAGDEDAAQEAPFDDAGPSESEENAVEGEANHTIDGGRGPHEIL comes from the coding sequence TTGGAAAGCTACACCATTGAATCAAATAAGAAAAAGAGCAGGATTCCGGCCCGGCTGGATTTTCTCCAGAGCAGTACCGGTCTTTTTCTGGGTCTGTTCGTGTGGTTGCACATCGTTTTGAATGCCAGTATCATCCTTGGGCCGGGGGCCTTTAACTGGGTGTCAAAAAACATGGAACTGGCCTTTTTGTCCGATACCGGACATGGTTATCCCTTTGTCGTCTTTTTCGCCGTGTTTGTTGTGTTTACTTTGTTTGTTGTTCATGCGTTGCTAGGTATTCGGAAATTTCCTGTTTCCTGGAAACAGCACCGTATCATGAAAGACCAGATAGCCATGATGAAGCATCAGGATACCAATTTGTGGTATATCCAGGTCGTGACCGGTTTTATCATGTTTTTTGCCGGTTCTGTTCATCTTTACAGCATGCTTACACATCCGGGTTCCATTGATCTCTATCTGTGTGCCGACAGGGTGGTGTCTCAGAATATGTGGTTTGTCTACCTGATTTTACTGGTGTGCGTAGTGCTTCACGGCAACATCGGCCTTTACCGGCTGTGTATGAAATGGGGCTGGTTCCAGGGGAGTGATTATAAACGCGCCAGAAAGAATCGGATAAAACTGAAAAATTTGTGCAACAAGCTGATCATTATTTTTTTATGTGCAGGTCTTCTTGCTCTTTTGATCTTTGTGATTGTCGGCCTGCGCTATAAAGATGCTGAGCCCTACAAGGCCACCCACGCGGCCCGGACCCATGAGGCTGAGCCTGCAGCAGTGGACGCGTTTCATGAAGAGCCGTTTGATGCCGACGCAGTGCATGAACAAGCCACACCCCCTGTCGAAGAAACCCTGACCCATGACAACGCGCCTGCTGTCCAGGAATTCGAGTCCACCCACGAAGACGTGGTGAATGAACCGGGTGACGTCCAGGAAGGCGTTCAGGAAGAAGCCGCAGGTGATGATGACGTAGCCCATGAGGCTGAGTCTGCAGCAGCGGAATCGTTTCATGAAGAGCCATTTGACGCCGAAGCAGCGCATGAACAGATCGCATCCCCCATCGAAGAAACCGTGACCCATGACAACGCGCCTGTCTTTCAGGAATCTGAACCCGCTCACGACGACGCGATGGATGATCCGGGTGACGTCCAAGAAGAACTCCAGGAAGAAATTCAGGAAGAAGCTGCAGGTGATGAAGACGCAGCCCAAGAGGCACCTTTTGATGACGCCGGGCCTTCAGAATCCGAAGAAAACGCCGTTGAAGGGGAAGCCAACCATACTATTGACGGCGGCCGTGGTCCTCACGAAATACTCTAA
- a CDS encoding fumarate reductase flavoprotein subunit, giving the protein MNIIYTDSLIIGGGLAGLRVAIAAKQRGYDSIILSLVPAKRSQSAAAQGGMQASLGACAKGEGDDEDLHFADTVKGSDWGCDQDVARMFVNTAPKAIRELSAWGVPWSRVRGGDEEIIVNGKKEIITEKQEAHGLITARNYGGTQKWRTCFTADGTGHTMLYAMGNKAIQMAIPVHERKEAIALIHEDGVCYGAVVRDLITGELIAYIAKTTTIATGGYGKLYAVSTNAVICEGIGCAIALETGIATLGNMEAVQFHPTGMLPAGLLASEGCRGDGGRLLDKDMYRFMLDYEPDKKELASRDVVARHMIEHMRKGKGVQSPHGEHLWLDITLLGRKHIEKNLREFKEICECFLGIDPVAEYIPVSPIQHYSMGGVRTKATGESPTLKGLFSAGEAACWDLHGFNRLGGNSVAETVVAGMIVGEFVADYCAANSLNISTTTIEHFVNTEQKKIGDLLTRKYGQNPFELKAEMQKIMMDKVGVFRNASDLEQAVAALKKLNRRAKNVAVRNKISSANPELVEAMRVPKMIKLAQCVAYGALLRTESRGAHAREDFPERNDRDWLKRTLTSWPDDDADLPEVTYEALDVMKMELPPGSRGYGVDNTIDHPDTEKREAQIKEIKKANKKADRFEMQELLNPTPIPEKLKGKNERIGRGYK; this is encoded by the coding sequence ATGAATATCATATATACGGATTCACTTATCATCGGCGGTGGTTTGGCCGGGCTTCGCGTTGCCATTGCAGCCAAGCAAAGGGGCTATGATTCCATTATCCTGTCCCTGGTGCCCGCCAAACGGTCTCAATCTGCAGCGGCCCAGGGTGGCATGCAGGCAAGCCTTGGCGCCTGCGCCAAAGGCGAAGGGGATGATGAAGATCTCCACTTTGCAGACACGGTTAAAGGGTCTGACTGGGGGTGTGACCAGGATGTCGCCAGAATGTTTGTTAACACGGCTCCCAAAGCCATCCGCGAACTATCTGCCTGGGGTGTGCCCTGGTCCAGGGTCAGAGGCGGTGACGAGGAAATAATTGTCAACGGCAAGAAGGAGATCATCACTGAAAAGCAAGAGGCCCACGGCCTGATTACAGCCCGGAATTACGGTGGGACCCAAAAATGGCGCACCTGTTTTACCGCCGACGGTACCGGTCACACCATGCTCTATGCCATGGGCAACAAGGCCATCCAGATGGCAATTCCTGTCCATGAAAGAAAAGAGGCCATTGCCCTGATCCACGAAGACGGCGTGTGCTACGGTGCTGTGGTCCGGGATCTGATCACCGGTGAACTGATCGCCTATATTGCCAAAACCACCACCATTGCCACAGGCGGTTACGGCAAACTTTATGCGGTTTCGACCAATGCCGTGATCTGTGAAGGCATTGGCTGCGCCATTGCCCTGGAAACCGGTATTGCCACCCTGGGAAATATGGAAGCGGTTCAGTTTCATCCCACCGGTATGTTGCCGGCGGGTCTCCTGGCCAGCGAAGGGTGCCGGGGGGATGGCGGCAGGCTTCTGGATAAGGACATGTACCGCTTTATGCTTGACTACGAGCCTGATAAAAAAGAATTGGCCTCCCGCGATGTTGTGGCCCGGCACATGATCGAGCACATGCGAAAGGGCAAAGGGGTCCAGTCACCCCACGGAGAGCATCTCTGGCTGGACATCACCCTTTTGGGCCGCAAGCATATTGAAAAGAACCTGCGTGAGTTCAAAGAGATCTGCGAGTGCTTTTTGGGCATTGATCCGGTTGCGGAATACATCCCTGTAAGTCCCATCCAGCACTACTCCATGGGCGGGGTCAGAACCAAGGCGACAGGTGAAAGTCCGACTCTTAAAGGGCTGTTTTCAGCCGGTGAAGCCGCATGCTGGGATCTGCACGGGTTTAACCGCCTGGGTGGCAATTCTGTTGCTGAAACCGTTGTGGCCGGCATGATCGTCGGTGAATTTGTGGCTGATTATTGTGCTGCCAACAGCCTGAATATCTCCACCACCACGATTGAACACTTTGTGAATACAGAGCAGAAAAAGATTGGAGACTTGCTCACCCGGAAGTATGGACAAAACCCCTTTGAACTTAAAGCAGAGATGCAGAAAATTATGATGGACAAGGTGGGGGTTTTTCGCAACGCATCGGATTTGGAACAAGCTGTGGCAGCGCTTAAAAAGCTCAACCGGCGGGCAAAAAATGTGGCCGTGCGCAACAAGATCTCTTCGGCCAACCCCGAACTTGTGGAGGCCATGCGGGTACCCAAGATGATTAAATTAGCCCAGTGTGTGGCCTATGGTGCCTTGTTAAGGACCGAAAGCCGCGGCGCCCATGCCCGGGAAGATTTCCCGGAAAGAAATGATCGCGACTGGCTCAAGCGCACCTTGACTTCCTGGCCGGACGACGATGCGGATTTGCCGGAAGTCACCTATGAAGCGCTGGATGTTATGAAGATGGAATTGCCGCCGGGCTCCAGGGGGTATGGTGTGGACAATACCATTGATCACCCGGATACGGAAAAACGCGAGGCACAGATCAAAGAGATTAAAAAAGCCAACAAAAAGGCAGACCGCTTCGAGATGCAGGAGCTGCTTAACCCCACTCCCATCCCGGAAAAATTGAAAGGCAAAAATGAGCGTATCGGCAGGGGGTATAAATAA
- a CDS encoding fumarate reductase iron-sulfur subunit, which produces MDQESRILKFEIFRYNPQKKNDTPRMKTYEVTETLGMTIFIALNQIREQQDSSLQFDFICRSGMCGSCGMVINGKPDLACRTLTSTFEDGQITLLPLPGFELIGDLSVNTGKFMQAMSERVKSWIHDVDADNMDYNTLEERMDPDIMDEVYELERCIECGCCVSACATKRMRPDFLSAVGFMRLARFHLDPRDKRTDEEFYEIMGDDDGIFGCMTLLGCEDHCPKNLPLQTQIAFLRRRMAMVN; this is translated from the coding sequence ATGGATCAAGAAAGCAGAATTTTAAAATTTGAAATATTTCGGTACAACCCTCAGAAAAAAAACGACACGCCGCGCATGAAAACCTATGAGGTTACCGAAACCCTGGGGATGACCATTTTTATTGCATTAAACCAGATCCGGGAGCAACAGGATTCCTCCTTACAATTTGATTTTATCTGCCGGTCCGGGATGTGCGGTTCCTGCGGCATGGTGATCAACGGTAAACCTGATCTGGCCTGCCGGACCCTGACCTCAACATTTGAAGATGGGCAGATTACCCTGCTGCCTCTGCCTGGATTTGAGCTCATCGGTGATCTGTCCGTGAATACGGGCAAATTCATGCAGGCCATGAGCGAGCGGGTAAAATCCTGGATACATGATGTGGATGCTGACAACATGGATTATAACACGTTGGAAGAGCGCATGGACCCCGATATCATGGATGAGGTATATGAGTTGGAACGCTGCATCGAGTGTGGGTGTTGTGTGTCTGCCTGCGCCACAAAACGTATGCGCCCGGACTTTCTGTCCGCCGTGGGTTTCATGCGTCTGGCCCGGTTTCATCTGGATCCCAGGGACAAGCGGACCGATGAAGAGTTTTACGAGATCATGGGTGATGACGACGGGATATTCGGCTGCATGACCCTTCTGGGGTGCGAGGATCACTGCCCTAAGAATCTGCCGCTTCAGACTCAAATTGCATTCCTGAGGCGCAGGATGGCCATGGTTAACTAG
- a CDS encoding fumarate hydratase, producing MEFNYEPMFPLEKDTKTQYRLLTKDHVRVREFEGKDVVMVEPVALTLLANAAFKDVAHLYRAEHLEQVRAVIDDPESSDNDRYVALELLKNAVISAEKVYPMCQDTGTAIIMGKKGQQIWTWSEDERELSKGAFEAYTQNNLRYSQNAPLTMYDEVNTKNNLPAQVDLAAVQGDEYNFLFMAKGGGSANKSALFQMTKAVLNTEEGLIDFMLKEMKHLGTAACPPYHIAFAIGGTSAELNLKVVKLASAKYLDNLPTKGSETGHAFRDIDLEQKVLARSRELGLGAQFGGKYFALDIRIVRLPRHGASCPVGIGVSCSADRQIKGKITRDGVFLEQLVENPAEYLPTGELEMAPAVEIDLNRPMDEVRAELTKYPVSTRLSLSGKIIVARDIAHAKFMERLEAGEGLPDYVKNHIIYYAGPAKTPEGEASGSFGPTTAGRMDPYVPIFQKEGGSMIMLAKGNRSQVVTDACKTYGGFYLGSPGGPAARLGKDFIKKVELVEYEELGMEAVWMITVENFPAFIIVDDKGNDFFEGLV from the coding sequence ATGGAATTTAACTATGAACCCATGTTTCCGTTAGAAAAGGATACAAAAACCCAATACCGCCTGTTGACCAAGGACCATGTCCGGGTCCGGGAATTTGAGGGCAAGGATGTGGTCATGGTGGAGCCCGTTGCATTGACTCTGCTGGCCAATGCCGCATTTAAGGATGTTGCCCATCTGTACCGGGCCGAACATCTGGAACAGGTGCGGGCCGTGATTGATGACCCTGAAAGTTCTGACAATGACCGTTATGTGGCCCTGGAACTCTTGAAGAACGCTGTCATCTCGGCTGAAAAAGTATATCCCATGTGTCAAGACACCGGCACCGCCATCATTATGGGCAAAAAGGGTCAGCAGATCTGGACCTGGTCCGAGGATGAGCGCGAATTGTCCAAAGGCGCCTTTGAAGCCTATACACAAAACAATTTGCGGTATTCCCAGAATGCACCGCTCACCATGTACGATGAAGTGAATACCAAAAACAATCTGCCGGCTCAGGTGGATCTCGCTGCGGTCCAGGGCGATGAATACAACTTCCTGTTCATGGCCAAAGGCGGTGGATCTGCAAATAAAAGCGCCTTGTTCCAGATGACCAAGGCCGTACTTAATACCGAAGAAGGCCTGATTGACTTCATGCTCAAAGAAATGAAGCATCTGGGTACAGCAGCCTGTCCCCCCTATCACATCGCATTTGCTATTGGTGGAACTTCTGCGGAACTCAATCTCAAGGTGGTAAAGTTGGCATCGGCCAAATATTTGGATAATCTGCCCACCAAGGGCAGCGAAACCGGCCATGCGTTCAGAGACATTGACCTTGAGCAAAAAGTTCTGGCTCGGTCCAGAGAATTAGGGCTTGGGGCACAGTTCGGCGGCAAATACTTTGCCCTGGATATCCGGATCGTAAGGCTGCCCCGCCACGGTGCATCCTGTCCCGTCGGCATTGGCGTTTCCTGTTCTGCCGACCGGCAGATCAAGGGTAAAATCACCCGGGACGGCGTGTTCCTGGAACAACTGGTTGAAAACCCGGCGGAATATTTGCCGACCGGCGAACTTGAAATGGCACCCGCTGTTGAGATTGACCTGAATCGTCCCATGGATGAAGTTCGGGCAGAACTGACCAAATATCCGGTATCCACCCGCCTGTCTTTGAGCGGGAAAATCATTGTGGCCAGAGACATTGCCCATGCCAAGTTCATGGAACGGCTTGAGGCGGGCGAAGGACTGCCCGATTACGTTAAAAATCATATCATCTATTATGCCGGTCCGGCAAAAACGCCTGAAGGCGAAGCATCAGGATCATTCGGGCCCACCACAGCCGGCCGCATGGATCCCTATGTGCCTATTTTCCAGAAAGAAGGCGGTTCCATGATCATGCTGGCCAAGGGCAACCGGTCCCAGGTCGTTACTGATGCCTGCAAGACCTATGGTGGTTTTTATCTGGGCTCCCCTGGCGGTCCGGCCGCACGTTTGGGCAAGGATTTTATTAAAAAGGTCGAGTTGGTTGAATATGAAGAACTGGGCATGGAAGCCGTGTGGATGATCACGGTGGAAAATTTCCCTGCGTTTATCATTGTTGATGATAAGGGTAATGATTTTTTTGAAGGCCTGGTATAA
- a CDS encoding dihydrofolate reductase family protein produces the protein MEVILLMASTVDGLIARNSSQIVDWTGKADKKYYVEVTKKAGVMIMGSKTYDTIGKPLPDRLNVVMTRDKSRQSDQENLIFTDQSPAKILEDLELKGYTSAVLVGGATVNTMFIRDNLITQIHLTLVPRLFGSGLSLFAPPLDLDLGLSLESTKDLGDGHILLIYHVGNHEKQ, from the coding sequence ATGGAAGTCATTTTGCTGATGGCCTCAACCGTGGACGGTCTGATTGCCCGGAATTCCAGCCAGATTGTGGACTGGACCGGGAAAGCCGATAAAAAATATTATGTGGAAGTGACCAAAAAGGCAGGTGTCATGATCATGGGATCAAAAACCTATGACACCATTGGCAAACCCTTGCCGGATCGCCTTAATGTCGTAATGACCCGGGATAAATCCAGGCAAAGTGATCAGGAGAACCTGATATTTACGGACCAGTCTCCGGCCAAGATTCTTGAAGACCTTGAGCTTAAGGGGTACACCAGCGCCGTTTTAGTTGGTGGTGCCACCGTCAATACAATGTTTATCCGGGATAACCTGATCACCCAGATACACCTGACCTTGGTGCCCCGGCTGTTCGGTTCTGGCCTGTCTTTATTTGCCCCGCCCCTTGACCTTGACCTTGGCTTGTCGCTGGAGTCCACTAAAGATCTCGGAGACGGGCACATTTTGCTCATTTATCATGTGGGAAATCATGAAAAACAGTAA